The Caloenas nicobarica isolate bCalNic1 chromosome 15, bCalNic1.hap1, whole genome shotgun sequence genome includes a region encoding these proteins:
- the LOC135995015 gene encoding proteoglycan 4-like, producing the protein MRMSGSECRPRDMHGNVTENSHDASVSSPGAALGTRVSLRSGEQLQQLQRRPHSMPGAQGCQGSRGQSSRRRQRRGCRTSPRKYSLLSVSSGCGPRSPAQAVPGLPCPDPQTDPGPPGAPEPAGPSAGLPEQPGRPCRCGRSPASPCARVPVSTCACVPESPCARVPVSPCPRVPECLAPRVPVSPSARVTMSPCARVPVCPSPRLPVSPAPRVPVSPGPRVPVSPCARLPESPCPHVPASSSPRVPGSPCARVPMSPCPRVPGSPSPRVPESPCPRVPVSPSPRLPESPCARVPVSPSARVPESPAPRVPLSPCARVPGSPGPHVPESPCPRVPGSPSPRVPESPCPRVPVSPSPRLPESPCPHVPESPCPRVPGSPSPRVPGSPPPRAVPRGPTTLRPPHRPQRGGSAPPAPRARTQARAGRAVTWRGGGGARGPALPSRASPRRARPPPRARPAPRAPRAPRPAEPDPALLRALAARARRRRRRRRHRQRRQRQVRAGRARGGASPRGPGGGRDRGGGAEARPRRCQGREQAGPAARCGGRRGGKEQRGLAGRGAWARAAAADRPAGPGRGARGGGAGRCRGPRGSAAGACQRAAGPRPGLPATGEPAGRGLQPVPPGRSCPGRGGLLNRPRFSRSSNLNLLNPETSPAAPAEPAAVAGGRSAPGAPGERVRALRCCQPGSLSALGRCFWF; encoded by the exons ATGCGAATGAGTGGGTCGGAGTGCCGCCCACGAGATATGCACGGGaacgtgactgaaaacagtcacgACGcgagtgtg AGCAGCCCAGGAGCGGCCCTGGGCACCCGCGTGTCCCTGCGCTCCggtgagcagctccagcagctgcagcgccGGCCCCACTCCATGCCGGGGgcccagggctgccagggcagccgagggcagagcagccgccgccgccagcgccgGGGCTGCAGG ACTTCACCCAGGAAATACTCTTTACTCAGTGTCAGCAGCGGGTGcgggccccgcagccccgcgcagGCCGTGCCCGGGCTCCCCTGCCCCGACCCGCAGACCGACCCCGGCCCGCCGGGAGCCCCCGAACCCGCCGGTCCCTCCGCCGGGCTCCCGGAGCAGCCGGGACGTCCCTGCCGGTGCGGCCGCTCCCCGGCG TCCCCGTGTGCCCGAGTCCCCGTGTCCACGTGTGCCTGTGTCCCCGAGTCCCCGTGTGCCCgagtccccgtgtccccatgtccccgtgtccccgagTGCCTGGCTCCCCGAGTACCCGTGTCCCCGAGTGCCCGAGTCACCATGTCCCCATGTGCCCGAGTCCCCGTGTGCCCGAGTCCCCggctccccgtgtccccggctCCCCgagtccccgtgtccccgggtCCCCGAgtgcccgtgtccccgtgtgccCGGCTCCCCgagtccccctgtccccatgtgcccGCGTCCTCgagtccccgtgtccccgggtCCCCGTGTGCCCgagtccccatgtccccgtgtccccgagTCCCCGGCTCCCCGAGTCCCCGTGTGCCCGAGTCCCCGTGTCCCCGAGTCCCCGTGTCCCCGAGTCCCCGGCTCCCCGAGTCCCCGTGTGCCCGAGTCCCCGTGTCCCCGAGTGCCCGTGTCCCCGAGTCCCCGGCTCCCCgagtccccctgtccccatgtgcccGAGTCCCCGGGTCCCCGGGTCCCCATGTGCCCGAGTCCCCGTGTCCCCGAGTCCCCGGCTCCCCGAGTCCCCGTGTGCCCGAGTCCCCGTGTCCCCGAGTGCCCGTGTCCCCGAGTCCCCGGCTCCCCgagtccccctgtccccatgtgcccGAGTCCCCGTGTCCCCGAGTCCCCGGCTCCCCgagtccccgtgtccccgggtCCCCACCACCGCGGGCTGTGCCCCGGGGGCCAACCACGCTCCGCCCCCCGCACCGGCCCCAGCGcgggggctcagcccccccGGCTCCGCGCGCTCGGACGCAGgcgcgcgcggggcgggcggtCACGTGGCGCGGGGGAGGCGGAGCGCGCGGGCCTGCGCTGCCGTCCCGGGCGTCCCCGCGCCGCGCGCgacccccgccccgcgcccgtcCGGCCCCGCGGGCCCCGCGCGCGCCCCGGCCCGCCGAGCCGGACCCCGCCCTCCTGCGCGCGCTCGCGGcgcgggcgcggcggcggcggcggaggcggcggcaccggcagcggcggcagcgccaGGTgagggcggggcgggcccgCGGCGGGGCCTCTCCGCGGGGACCCGGCGGCGGGCGTGACAGAGGCGGCGGGGCGGAAGCGCGGCCGCGGCGGTGTCAGGGCCGGGAGCAGGCCGGGCCCGCGGCGCGgtgcggcgggcggcgcggcgggaagGAGCAGCGGGGCCTGGCGGGGCGCGGAGCCTGGGCCCGGGCCGCCGCGGCGGAtcgccccgcggggccgggccggggtgCCCGGGGCGGGGGTGCCGGGCGATGCCGGGGCCCGCGGGGCTCCGCGGCGGGAGCCTGTCAgcgggctgcggggccgcggccTGGGCTGCCGGCAACGGGTGAGCCCGCTGGCCGCGGCCTGCAGCCCGTCCCGCCGGGCCGGAGCTGCCCCGGCCGGGGGGGGCTGCTGAACCGGCCCCGTTTCTCCCGGAGCTCAAATCTGAACCTGCTCAACCCTGAAAccagccccgcggccccggccgaGCCTGCCGCGGTGGCAGGTGGTCGCTCGGCCCCCGGGGCCCCCGGGGAGCGGGTCCGGGCACTCAGGTGCTGTCAGCCCGGGAGCTTGTCTGCCTTAGGACGTTGTTTCTGGTTCTAG